One part of the Magallana gigas chromosome 5, xbMagGiga1.1, whole genome shotgun sequence genome encodes these proteins:
- the LOC105338504 gene encoding alpha-1,6-mannosyl-glycoprotein 4-beta-N-acetylglucosaminyltransferase produces MAIRIKFALRGLFRLLVTVLTVYIISQMLVFHSVSKSSTRRAQTSPELRRERQNRMSENGTVNIMDPPLLIPKLKKISELIQHADSDIVDLLGLPTSEKVFLTIGIRLNSTNPKDFKLARETIGSILKTTGIKDRRHYVIILYLPFTKDRTRLLLQETIGRRYQDFVDDGLIQVIRPATDIYFDEYLYSSLRKANKLISLNSAKSNIDDAFLFLYSRGLSQFFIELRPGSTCATYFFKTMRMYVNSFKTKWDQIHFSENPQYGRLFRTDHLQTMAEDALHTYDRLTTEERLNIYKIYFQYPQKALFSYVETGESTNVSYYSRREVVQEILKSKTINPAAKIFTDMRQYNDHELKYVYDRNPHTFFWSNGFQIGSYVTVFFLKPQLIQRIVVNTGSYINTDKLMSGILTTGQEFNMDTRECKNLTMQWAFIDGFVDTIDTDLLYNVSCLSIIVKSRQTDWLMLRNILVQVIKL; encoded by the exons ATGGCAATACGAATAAAGTTCGCCTTGCGGGGACTGTTTCGCTTGCTTGTGACGGTTTTAACAGTTTATATCATCTCCCAGATGCTGGTCTTTCACTCAG TTTCAAAATCATCAACTCGCAGAGCTCAG ACTTCTCCTGAACTTCGGCGTGAACGTCAAAATCGTATGTCCGAGAACGGGACTGTCAACATAATGGATCCTCCACTGCTAATTCcaaagttaaagaaaatttctgaACTTATCCAGCATGCAGACAGTGACATAGTAGATCTCCTTGGACTTCCGACTTCTGAAAAAG TTTTCCTCACCATTGGTATTCGTCTGAATAGCACCAATCCTAAAGATTTCAAACTAGCAAGGGAAACCATAGGTTCAATTCTTAAGACCACTGGAATAAAGGACAGACGACATTACGTCATCATTCTCTATCTGCCGTTCACCAAGGATCGAACCAGACTCCTACTACAGGAAACAATAGGCAGACGATATCAGGATTTTGTCGACGATGGGTTGATTCAAGTAATCAGACCAGCTACTGATATTTACTTCGATGAATATTTGTATTCTAGTCTTCGAAAGGCCAACAAACTTATTTCACTCAATTCTGCAAAGAGCAACATAGACGACGCTTTTCTTTTCTTGTATTCAAGAGGTCTCTCCCAATTTTTCATCGAACTTCGGCCAGGTTCAACATGTGCGACATATTTTTTCAAGACAATGCGTATGTATGTGAATTCCTTCAAAACTAAATGGGATCAGATccatttttcagaaaatcctCAATATGGACGATTGTTTCGCACAGATCATTTACAAACGATGGCCGAAGATGCTCTGCATACATACGATAGGCTGACGACAGAAGAGAGACtgaacatatataaaatttatttccaaTATCCACAGAAAGCCCTCTTTTCCTACGTGGAAACGGGCGAAAGTACCAATGTGTCTTACTACAGCAGACGAGAAGTAGTGCAAGAAATACTCAAAAGCAAAACCATTAATCCCGCTGCAAAAATATTCACAGACATGCGCCAATATAATGACCATGAACTAAAATATGTATACGATAGGAACCCACACACGTTCTTTTGGTCAAATGGATTTCAAATCGGAAGTTACGTCACAGTTTTCTTCCTCAAACCTCAATTAATTCAACGGATAGTTGTTAATACTGGAAGTTACATTAATACGGACAAATTAATGTCCGGCATTCTGACGACAGGGCAAGAATTTAACATGGACACAAGAGAGTGTAAAAACTTGACCATGCAGTGGGCGTTCATAGACGGTTTTGTAGATACCATTGATACTGATCTTTTGTATAATGTTAGTTGTTTATCAATCATTGTGAAATCCAGACAGACAGATTGGTTAATGCTGCGGAATATACTAGTGCAAGTAATAAAACTGTGA